A window of the Yersinia rochesterensis genome harbors these coding sequences:
- the glrR gene encoding two-component system response regulator GlrR: MTPRKPANLLLVDDDPSLLKLLGMRLTSEGFNVTTAESGQEALRLLMREKIDLVISDLRMDEMDGMALFAEIQKHQPGMPVIILTAHGSIPDAVAATQQGVFSFLTKPVDRDALYKAIDAALELSIPAGDDTWREEIVTRSPVMLRLLEQAKMVAQSDVSVLINGQSGTGKEVLAQAIHAASPRAKKAFIAINCGALPEQLLESELFGHAKGAFTGAVSSREGLFQAAEGGTLFLDEIGDMPLSLQVKLLRVLQERKVRPLGSNRDLSIDVRIISATHRDLPKAMAKNEFREDLYYRLNVVNLKIPALHERSEDIPLLANHLLRESAKRHKPFVRSFSTDAMKRLMTASWPGNVRQLVNVIEQCVALTSAPVISEALVEQALEGENTALPTFVEARNQFELNYLRKLLQITKGNVTQAARMAGRNRTEFYKLLSRHELDANDFKE; encoded by the coding sequence GAGGGTTTTAATGTCACCACCGCCGAAAGCGGGCAGGAAGCATTGCGCTTGTTAATGCGTGAGAAAATTGATTTGGTTATCAGTGACTTGCGTATGGATGAAATGGATGGCATGGCGCTATTTGCTGAAATTCAGAAGCATCAACCGGGTATGCCGGTGATTATTCTGACCGCCCACGGTTCCATTCCTGATGCCGTGGCCGCCACTCAGCAGGGAGTGTTCAGTTTCCTGACCAAGCCAGTTGATCGTGATGCTTTATATAAAGCAATTGATGCAGCGCTAGAACTTTCTATTCCTGCCGGTGATGATACTTGGCGTGAAGAGATAGTCACCCGCAGCCCAGTAATGTTGCGCTTGCTGGAGCAAGCCAAAATGGTGGCGCAATCGGATGTCAGCGTGTTGATCAATGGGCAAAGCGGCACAGGTAAAGAAGTGTTGGCGCAAGCTATTCATGCTGCCAGCCCACGGGCGAAAAAGGCTTTTATTGCCATCAACTGTGGTGCACTGCCAGAGCAGTTACTGGAATCCGAGTTATTCGGCCATGCTAAAGGCGCGTTTACCGGTGCAGTTAGTAGCCGCGAAGGGCTATTTCAGGCCGCCGAAGGCGGGACACTGTTCTTAGATGAAATCGGCGATATGCCGCTGTCTTTACAGGTGAAATTGCTGCGAGTCTTGCAGGAGCGCAAAGTACGCCCATTGGGCAGTAACCGTGATTTAAGTATTGATGTGCGGATCATTTCAGCGACTCACCGTGATTTGCCCAAAGCAATGGCAAAAAATGAATTTCGTGAAGATCTCTACTATCGTTTGAATGTAGTGAATCTCAAGATCCCCGCGCTGCATGAGCGCTCAGAAGATATTCCGTTGTTAGCTAACCATTTATTACGTGAATCAGCGAAACGGCATAAGCCCTTTGTTCGTAGCTTCTCAACCGATGCTATGAAACGGCTCATGACCGCCAGCTGGCCGGGTAATGTGCGCCAGTTGGTTAACGTGATTGAGCAATGCGTGGCATTAACCTCTGCGCCTGTTATCAGTGAGGCCTTGGTTGAACAGGCATTGGAAGGGGAAAACACAGCATTACCAACCTTTGTTGAGGCCCGAAATCAATTCGAATTGAATTATTTGCGTAAACTGCTACAAATCACTAAAGGTAATGTGACTCAGGCTGCAAGGATGGCGGGGCGTAACCGTACCGAGTTTTATAAATTGTTGTCGCGCCATGAGCTAGATGCCAACGATTTCAAAGAATAA
- a CDS encoding NAD+ synthase, which yields MSRSLSIALAQLNWLVGDIEGNTERMLQTLHEQQKAGADLVMFSELALSGYPPEDLLYRDDFYQRCEAQLNRLQAATQQTAVLVGHPWREQGELYNALSLFADGKLQGRYFKQQLPNYGVFDEKRYFSAGHQSCVVELKGYRLGLLICEDLWFDGPVDAVKAAGAEIVLSINASPYNREKPYIRKTLMAAHCQRTGLPLVYLNQIGGQDELIFDGCSKVFDAAGNMTHRLAAFAEQTTLLQFNECDVVPMTAPAAELPPLAQVYEALVLAVRDYVTKNGFNGAVLGLSGGIDSALTLAIAVDALGKDKVQALMMPFRYTADISIADAKEEAEILGVEFDVLSIEPMFDAFMGQLSPMFAGSKRDTTEENLQARCRGVVLMALSNKRRSIVLTTGNKSEMAVGYATLYGDMAGGFDVLKDVPKTLVFKLSEYRNTVSYVIPQRVITRPPSAELAPDQKDEDSLPPYDILDAILEGYVEQDKSVADLVADGFDETIVRKVIRLVDINEYKRRQSAVGPRITARNFGKDRRYPITSGFGRKNW from the coding sequence ATGAGCAGATCACTTTCCATTGCATTAGCCCAGTTAAATTGGCTGGTCGGCGATATCGAAGGCAACACTGAACGCATGTTGCAGACTTTACATGAGCAGCAGAAGGCGGGAGCTGATTTAGTCATGTTCTCCGAGCTGGCTTTGTCCGGTTATCCGCCAGAAGATCTGCTGTATCGTGATGATTTCTATCAACGCTGCGAAGCGCAATTAAATCGTTTGCAGGCGGCAACGCAGCAGACGGCGGTGTTGGTCGGGCACCCATGGCGTGAACAGGGCGAGCTGTATAACGCGTTATCACTGTTTGCTGATGGTAAATTGCAGGGGCGCTATTTCAAACAGCAATTACCCAACTACGGTGTCTTCGACGAAAAACGCTATTTCTCCGCCGGCCATCAAAGCTGTGTCGTCGAGCTGAAGGGCTATCGTCTTGGTCTGTTGATTTGTGAAGACTTATGGTTTGATGGCCCGGTCGATGCGGTGAAAGCCGCTGGTGCGGAAATTGTGTTGTCTATCAATGCCTCTCCGTACAATCGGGAAAAACCCTATATCCGCAAAACGCTGATGGCGGCTCATTGCCAGCGCACTGGATTGCCACTGGTGTACCTCAACCAAATCGGTGGTCAGGATGAGCTGATTTTTGATGGTTGCTCTAAAGTCTTCGATGCCGCCGGTAATATGACCCACCGTTTGGCGGCATTTGCCGAGCAAACCACTTTATTGCAATTCAATGAATGTGACGTGGTGCCGATGACAGCGCCTGCCGCAGAGTTACCGCCGTTGGCCCAGGTCTATGAGGCATTGGTTTTGGCGGTGCGCGATTACGTGACGAAGAACGGCTTCAATGGCGCGGTTCTTGGCCTATCGGGCGGGATTGACTCAGCATTAACACTGGCGATTGCTGTGGACGCGCTGGGTAAAGATAAAGTTCAGGCATTGATGATGCCGTTCCGTTACACCGCCGATATCAGTATTGCTGATGCCAAAGAAGAAGCCGAAATTTTGGGTGTCGAATTTGATGTGCTCTCTATCGAGCCGATGTTCGATGCCTTTATGGGGCAATTGTCACCGATGTTTGCTGGCAGCAAGCGCGATACAACGGAAGAGAACCTTCAGGCGCGCTGCCGTGGGGTGGTCCTAATGGCCTTGTCAAACAAACGCCGCAGCATCGTATTAACTACCGGTAACAAAAGCGAAATGGCGGTCGGTTACGCCACATTGTACGGTGATATGGCGGGCGGTTTTGATGTGCTGAAAGATGTGCCCAAAACGTTGGTATTTAAACTATCCGAATATCGTAATACCGTTTCATACGTGATTCCGCAGCGGGTGATTACCCGGCCACCGTCAGCGGAGCTGGCGCCTGATCAGAAAGATGAGGATAGCCTGCCACCTTATGATATTTTGGACGCCATTCTCGAAGGGTATGTCGAGCAAGATAAGTCAGTGGCCGATTTGGTTGCTGACGGTTTTGATGAAACTATCGTGCGTAAAGTCATCCGCCTGGTAGATATCAACGAATACAAACGGCGTCAGTCTGCTGTCGGGCCGCGTATCACTGCCCGCAACTTTGGTAAAGATAGACGCTATCCGATTACATCAGGCTTTGGCCGCAAGAATTGGTAA
- the glnB gene encoding nitrogen regulatory protein P-II codes for MKKIDAIIKPFKLDDVREALAEVGITGMTVTEVKGFGRQKGHTELYRGAEYMVDFLPKVKIEIVVADDIVDTCVEAIMQTAQTGKIGDGKIFVFDVSRVVRIRTGEQDEEAI; via the coding sequence ATGAAAAAAATTGACGCGATTATTAAGCCATTCAAACTCGATGATGTCCGTGAGGCACTGGCTGAAGTCGGTATTACCGGGATGACGGTGACAGAAGTAAAAGGTTTTGGCCGCCAGAAAGGGCATACCGAGCTGTACCGTGGCGCTGAATATATGGTGGATTTCTTGCCAAAAGTAAAAATCGAAATTGTTGTTGCTGACGATATCGTGGATACCTGTGTAGAGGCCATTATGCAAACGGCTCAGACTGGTAAGATTGGCGACGGCAAAATTTTTGTCTTTGATGTCTCCCGTGTGGTGCGTATTCGTACCGGCGAACAAGACGAAGAAGCTATTTAA
- a CDS encoding PRD domain-containing protein, with protein MKICINARLNILCQSGVIDHDIGQGLDQVINRLEHFWQLPVQSEQGVMAITHMANALMRTRHGEEIPPLDPAILAEIIQREEIHYIREINQDLLAYFSLKPAENEIGYLLANLYGLYLSSDTPLLR; from the coding sequence TTGAAGATTTGTATTAATGCACGTCTTAATATTTTGTGTCAGTCAGGGGTTATTGATCACGATATCGGCCAAGGATTAGACCAGGTTATCAATCGCTTAGAGCATTTTTGGCAATTGCCAGTGCAGAGTGAGCAAGGTGTTATGGCGATCACCCATATGGCGAATGCATTAATGCGTACCCGCCATGGTGAAGAAATCCCCCCGCTGGACCCAGCAATATTAGCGGAAATTATCCAAAGGGAAGAAATTCACTATATCCGAGAGATAAATCAGGATTTGTTGGCCTATTTCTCCCTAAAACCAGCAGAAAATGAGATTGGATATTTACTCGCTAACCTTTACGGTTTATATCTTTCTAGTGACACGCCCCTGCTGCGTTAA
- the yhfZ gene encoding GntR family transcriptional regulator YhfZ, whose amino-acid sequence MSKKFIKKEGLALVSMARYLIGECPGNRLKTIDELSDNFGISVGVVQHALKVLEADGAIIVERRGRNGTLLVDLNMPLLLQQADLGNMVCAMPLPYTKLYEGLASGLREQFTLLPLYFAHMRGAEVRIECLIDGIYDMAVVSHLAAKSYLDQGKVALALNLGNGSYVDGHQLICRRGEQHKIRRVGLDPRSPDQCLLTEIKFAGQPIELVELPYSDCIAHINRGDIDAAIWNLADNISHEGLQAIKLQGDERYIQASQAVILIRPDNHPIKLLLEKGINETLLLNHQRAVQHGEIEPRY is encoded by the coding sequence ATGAGCAAGAAATTCATAAAAAAAGAAGGATTGGCATTGGTATCCATGGCGCGCTATCTAATTGGTGAGTGCCCTGGCAATCGGCTTAAAACTATTGATGAGTTATCCGATAATTTCGGTATCTCCGTCGGAGTAGTACAGCATGCTTTAAAAGTGCTGGAAGCGGATGGCGCTATTATTGTTGAACGCCGTGGCCGTAATGGAACCTTACTGGTTGATCTGAATATGCCGCTGTTGCTGCAACAAGCGGATCTGGGCAATATGGTGTGCGCCATGCCACTGCCTTACACCAAGCTTTATGAAGGTTTGGCCAGTGGTTTAAGAGAGCAATTTACCTTACTTCCCCTTTATTTTGCCCATATGCGTGGGGCAGAAGTGCGGATTGAATGTCTGATAGACGGCATTTATGACATGGCGGTGGTTTCGCATCTGGCAGCTAAAAGTTATCTCGACCAAGGAAAAGTCGCATTGGCGTTGAATTTGGGCAATGGCTCTTACGTGGATGGTCATCAACTTATTTGCCGCCGTGGCGAACAGCATAAAATTCGTAGAGTCGGGTTAGATCCGCGCTCACCCGACCAATGTCTGCTGACTGAAATTAAATTTGCCGGGCAACCTATAGAATTAGTCGAATTACCTTATAGCGACTGTATCGCACATATAAACCGTGGTGATATTGATGCCGCCATTTGGAATCTGGCAGATAATATTTCCCATGAAGGTTTACAGGCAATAAAGCTGCAAGGCGATGAGCGTTATATTCAAGCCTCGCAAGCCGTTATTCTTATCCGGCCCGATAATCACCCCATCAAATTACTGCTGGAAAAAGGGATTAATGAAACATTGCTGCTTAACCACCAGAGAGCTGTACAGCACGGCGAGATAGAACCTCGCTATTAA
- the hmpA gene encoding NO-inducible flavohemoprotein, whose product MLDSQTIATVKSTIPLLAATGTKLTAHFYDRMFAHNPELKHIFNMSNQFNGDQREALFNAICTYAANLENLAVLLPAVERIAQKHTSLNIHPEHYSIVGHHLINTLDELLSPGQEVLDAWGKAYGVLADVFITRESQIYQQGESATGGWRTLRRFRIIKKEMQSEVICSFLLAPEDGGRVLDFKPGQYLGIYIEDERLEYQEIRQYSLTAAPNGKTYRIAVKREEQGTVSNYLHRELNEGDSVRIAPPRGDFFLDITPETPVALISAGVGQTPMLSMLNTLHKQQHSAPIHWLHAAENGQVHAFAEEVAAIAENMPNISRHVWYREPTEQDKRGENYHSEGLMDLSSHQWLAADPNRHYYFCGPLAFMQFAGRQLLAQGVASERIHYECFGPHKVI is encoded by the coding sequence ATGCTGGATAGCCAAACCATCGCCACTGTTAAATCCACTATTCCGTTATTGGCCGCCACCGGCACCAAACTAACGGCACATTTCTATGACCGTATGTTCGCGCATAATCCTGAACTCAAGCACATTTTCAATATGAGCAATCAGTTTAATGGCGATCAACGCGAAGCCCTGTTCAACGCTATTTGTACTTATGCGGCAAATCTTGAAAATCTGGCCGTTTTATTGCCCGCAGTTGAACGTATTGCCCAGAAACACACCAGCCTAAACATTCATCCCGAGCATTATTCGATAGTCGGTCATCATCTGATAAACACACTGGATGAGTTGCTCTCACCGGGCCAGGAAGTGTTAGATGCCTGGGGTAAAGCTTATGGGGTGCTGGCTGATGTGTTTATTACGCGGGAAAGTCAGATTTATCAACAAGGTGAGTCTGCAACTGGTGGCTGGCGAACCTTGCGCCGTTTCCGCATCATTAAAAAAGAGATGCAGAGCGAAGTGATTTGCAGCTTTTTATTAGCACCAGAAGACGGTGGTCGAGTGCTGGATTTCAAGCCAGGCCAATATTTGGGCATCTATATCGAAGATGAGCGGCTTGAATATCAAGAAATCCGCCAATATTCCCTGACCGCTGCCCCTAACGGAAAAACCTACCGCATTGCGGTGAAACGCGAAGAACAAGGAACGGTTTCAAACTATTTGCACCGTGAATTGAACGAAGGGGACAGTGTTCGCATCGCCCCTCCTCGTGGCGATTTTTTCCTGGATATTACGCCGGAGACACCTGTGGCGCTGATTTCTGCCGGTGTGGGTCAAACCCCAATGTTAAGTATGCTTAATACCCTGCATAAACAGCAACATTCCGCGCCGATACATTGGTTACATGCGGCTGAAAATGGACAAGTTCATGCTTTTGCCGAGGAAGTCGCCGCGATAGCAGAAAATATGCCCAATATCAGCCGCCATGTTTGGTATCGCGAACCAACGGAGCAGGATAAGCGCGGGGAGAATTATCACAGCGAAGGATTAATGGATCTCAGTTCACATCAGTGGCTCGCAGCCGATCCCAACCGACATTATTACTTCTGTGGCCCACTCGCTTTTATGCAATTCGCCGGCCGCCAATTATTGGCGCAAGGGGTAGCATCCGAGCGAATTCATTATGAATGTTTTGGCCCACATAAAGTCATTTAA
- the glyA gene encoding serine hydroxymethyltransferase yields the protein MLKREMNIADYDADLWRAMEQEVVRQEEHIELIASENYTSPRVMQAQGSQLTNKYAEGYPGKRYYGGCEYVDIVEQLAIDRAKELFGADYANVQPHSGSQANVAVYSALLKPGDTVLGMNLAHGGHLTHGSPVNFSGKLYNIVPYGIDESGKIDYEDMARQAEIHKPKMIIGGFSAYSGIVDWAKMREIADSIGAWFFVDMAHVAGLVAAGVYPNPVPHAHVVTTTTHKTLAGPRGGLILAKGGDEDLYKKLNSSVFPANQGGPLMHVIAGKAVALKEAMEPEFKVYQQQVAKNAKAMVAVFLDRGYKVVSGGTDNHLFLLDLVDKDITGKDADAALGRANITVNKNSVPNDPKSPFVTSGVRIGSPAITRRGFKEEESRELAGWMCDVLDNITDEATIERIKQKVLAICARFPVYA from the coding sequence ATGTTAAAGCGTGAAATGAACATTGCCGATTATGATGCAGATCTATGGCGTGCAATGGAGCAAGAAGTGGTGCGCCAGGAAGAGCACATTGAGCTGATTGCCTCTGAGAACTACACCAGCCCGCGTGTTATGCAAGCACAAGGTTCTCAGTTGACGAATAAATATGCTGAAGGCTATCCGGGCAAGCGTTACTACGGTGGCTGTGAGTATGTCGATATTGTTGAGCAACTGGCGATTGATCGTGCAAAAGAGTTGTTTGGCGCGGATTACGCCAACGTTCAGCCACATTCTGGTTCTCAGGCGAACGTGGCGGTTTACTCAGCATTGCTGAAACCTGGCGACACTGTTCTGGGGATGAATCTGGCACACGGCGGCCATTTGACCCACGGTTCACCGGTTAACTTCTCCGGTAAACTGTACAATATCGTTCCTTACGGTATCGATGAATCTGGCAAAATTGATTATGAAGATATGGCGCGTCAGGCCGAAATTCATAAACCAAAAATGATCATCGGCGGCTTCTCTGCCTATTCCGGTATTGTTGATTGGGCAAAAATGCGCGAAATCGCCGACAGCATCGGCGCATGGTTCTTTGTCGATATGGCGCACGTCGCCGGTTTGGTGGCTGCGGGCGTTTATCCTAACCCCGTCCCACATGCACACGTCGTGACCACTACCACGCACAAAACACTGGCTGGCCCACGCGGCGGTTTGATTTTGGCGAAAGGCGGCGATGAAGATTTGTACAAAAAACTGAACTCGTCTGTGTTCCCAGCGAACCAGGGCGGCCCATTGATGCACGTTATTGCGGGCAAAGCGGTTGCGCTGAAAGAAGCTATGGAACCTGAGTTCAAGGTTTACCAGCAACAAGTGGCTAAGAACGCGAAAGCCATGGTGGCGGTCTTCCTGGATCGCGGCTACAAAGTGGTTTCTGGCGGTACAGATAACCACCTGTTCTTGCTTGATTTGGTAGATAAAGACATCACCGGTAAAGATGCAGATGCTGCTTTGGGTCGTGCCAATATCACCGTGAACAAAAACAGCGTGCCAAACGATCCGAAAAGCCCGTTTGTGACTTCAGGTGTGCGTATCGGCAGCCCGGCTATTACTCGCCGTGGTTTTAAAGAAGAAGAATCTCGCGAGCTGGCTGGCTGGATGTGTGATGTGTTAGATAACATCACTGATGAAGCCACTATCGAACGTATCAAACAGAAAGTTTTGGCTATCTGCGCCCGGTTCCCGGTTTACGCATAA
- a CDS encoding IS4 family transposase, which produces MPARKVCQNFFRGALAPFHQYRQNALIDATVALTRGASLTLTSIGRHLPGTAQVKHKIKRVDRLLGNTALHHDIPLIFRNITSLLTRRLPWCVIAVDWSGYPSQAFHVLRASLICDGRSIPLMSQIVPSHNQQNALIQKEFLNSIATAIAPDKKVLIVTDAGFQNAWFHHIKSLGWDFIGRVRGNIQLRLDKKGEHWFRRQELSASGKPEYLGPGTLARAEYARCDGHFYLHKKEPKGRQNKRARCRISRYSQERDGRAAAKEPWLIFSSTEEFKPREVMKLYSRRMQIEQNFRDEKSERFGFGLRASHSRTAGRILVLSLLATLSTAVLWLLGYHAENKGLHLRYQANSLKSRRVISYLTLAENILRHSPLILTRTALDAVLNHLAKTYRSMVLVY; this is translated from the coding sequence ATGCCTGCCCGTAAAGTATGCCAGAACTTTTTCCGGGGCGCTTTAGCCCCGTTTCATCAATATCGTCAAAATGCCCTGATTGATGCAACCGTCGCATTGACGCGTGGCGCTTCTCTGACCCTGACCAGTATCGGACGCCATCTGCCGGGAACCGCTCAGGTAAAACACAAGATAAAACGGGTTGACCGGCTGTTAGGTAATACGGCTCTTCACCATGACATCCCTCTGATATTTCGTAATATTACTTCGTTACTTACGCGCCGACTTCCCTGGTGTGTTATTGCTGTTGACTGGAGTGGTTATCCCTCACAGGCATTCCACGTCTTACGCGCCAGCCTGATTTGTGATGGTCGTTCCATCCCGTTAATGAGCCAAATTGTTCCCTCGCATAACCAACAGAATGCATTGATACAAAAAGAGTTCCTGAATTCTATCGCCACCGCTATTGCGCCTGATAAAAAGGTACTCATCGTCACTGACGCCGGTTTTCAAAATGCCTGGTTTCACCATATTAAATCATTGGGTTGGGATTTTATCGGGCGAGTCAGAGGCAATATCCAGCTCCGGCTGGATAAAAAAGGTGAGCACTGGTTCAGGCGGCAGGAATTATCGGCCAGTGGCAAACCTGAATATCTGGGGCCGGGGACACTCGCACGTGCAGAATATGCCCGCTGTGATGGTCACTTTTACCTGCATAAAAAGGAACCCAAAGGGCGGCAGAATAAACGTGCCCGTTGCCGGATATCTCGCTATTCGCAGGAGCGGGACGGACGCGCCGCAGCAAAAGAACCGTGGCTTATTTTTAGCAGTACAGAGGAGTTTAAACCACGTGAAGTCATGAAGTTATACAGTCGCAGGATGCAGATAGAGCAGAATTTTCGCGATGAGAAAAGTGAACGTTTTGGCTTTGGGCTTCGCGCCAGTCACAGCCGCACAGCGGGGCGTATACTGGTGTTAAGTCTTCTGGCAACGTTAAGCACGGCAGTATTATGGTTACTTGGCTATCATGCTGAAAATAAAGGGTTACATCTGAGGTATCAGGCTAACAGCCTTAAGTCACGACGGGTTATATCTTATCTGACATTAGCGGAGAATATCTTGCGACACTCTCCGCTAATTTTAACGCGAACAGCACTGGATGCAGTTCTTAATCACCTCGCCAAAACCTACCGAAGTATGGTGTTGGTTTATTAG